A window from Nocardioides mesophilus encodes these proteins:
- a CDS encoding discoidin domain-containing protein has protein sequence MRCAGPPHVRLRILADRVQPEPRPGWVAGRPAGPAARACRDLPACLSGGLPRRPRAHRWRGGRGRRQRADRGHGPRRLSHARRARRGAGRRRGRSRPARPRARPGLPRGRRLRPRPGPPACRTCRPSRPGAAGVAGAGDPRGSGRGAAARCVRRRTAVLQLGRRRRRGGPARRRRHRRRRRGRHRGRRGDRQATEAGQAPEGADAEAGGGRLPGITQAAVVAGTSASCEADSSVDAAGNQIAYPPQNAVDQDTTTAWRCDGSGVGQTLTLTLGQGTRIGEVGLIPGYAKTDPRSGVDRYAENNRITRVRWRFDDGSSVEQRLDGTAANRSLQTLRIPVTTSGSVVLEVLDSTPGSRDTMAVSEVRIGTAG, from the coding sequence GTGCGGTGCGCCGGGCCGCCGCACGTGCGCTTGCGTATATTGGCTGACCGTGTCCAACCCGAGCCCCGGCCAGGGTGGGTCGCCGGACGTCCCGCCGGACCTGCCGCCCGAGCATGCCGAGACCTACCGGCGTGCCTATCAGGCGGCCTACCGCGACGCCCTCGCGCGCACCGGTGGCGCGGAGGCCGAGGACGACGCCAGCGAGCCGACCGTGGTCATGGACCGAGGCGGCTCTCTCACGCACGACGCGCACGACGCGGAGCCGGACGACGACGGGGCCGGTCCCGCCCAGCCCGTCCCCGAGCGCGACCCGGGCTACCCCGAGGGCGACGGCTACGTCCCCGTCCGGGGCCGCCGGCGTGCCGAACGTGCCGACCGTCCCGACCGGGAGCGGCCGGTGTGGCTGGTGCCGGTGATCCTCGCGGGTCTGGTCGCGGTGCTGCTGCTCGGTGCGTTCGGCGCCGGACGGCTGTTCTCCAGCTCGGTCGGCGGCGCCGACGTGGCGGACCCGCCCGACGGCGTCGACATCGGCGACGTCGGCGAGGCCGACACCGAGGCCGGCGAGGCGACCGGCAAGCCACGGAAGCAGGACAAGCCCCGGAAGGCGCAGACGCAGAAGCCGGAGGCGGCCGTCTACCGGGGATCACCCAGGCAGCCGTCGTCGCCGGCACCTCCGCCTCCTGCGAGGCGGACTCCAGCGTCGACGCGGCCGGCAACCAGATCGCCTACCCGCCCCAGAACGCTGTCGACCAGGACACCACCACCGCCTGGCGCTGCGACGGCTCCGGCGTCGGGCAGACGCTCACGCTCACCCTCGGGCAGGGCACCCGGATCGGCGAGGTCGGGCTGATCCCCGGCTACGCCAAGACCGACCCGCGCAGCGGTGTGGACCGCTACGCCGAGAACAACCGGATCACCCGCGTCCGCTGGAGGTTCGACGACGGCAGCTCGGTGGAGCAGCGGCTGGACGGGACCGCGGCGAACCGGAGCCTGCAGACGCTCCGGATCCCCGTGACGACCTCCGGCTCGGTCGTCCTCGAGGTGCTCGACTCGACGCCGGGCAGCCGCGACACGATGGCGGTCAGCGAGGTCCGGATCGGCACCGCCGGCTGA